DNA sequence from the Candidatus Eisenbacteria bacterium genome:
CGTAGATGTCGCGCGTAAGACGCAAGCGCTCCTCGCGGCCGTCGAGGAGGGCGCGCGCTACCTCGGCGCCCACTTCATCGCTCGGCGGCTCCCGGTAGGAGCCGAACGGGAAGATCGCCGCCGACAGCGCCCACGCGGCCGGGCGGTTCGGCAGATTCTCCAACACCCCCACCAGCGCCATCTCGATCTCATACAGCGCCTTCTGGCATCCCCAGCGGAGAAACGGGAGATCGGCATCCACCCTTCCGTCATCCCAGTACTTCTTCACGGTCGCCGATCCCAGGTAGAGCCAAGCGAGCGCGTCCGCGAGCCGCCCGCTGAGCTTCTCCCGGCGCTTGAGCTGCCCTCCCAGGGTTGCCATGGCGGCGTCGGATACGAGCGCGAACGCGGCGCTCATCCGGGTGAACCGCGCGAGATAATCCCCCGCCGGCCCCGGAACGTCGGGTCGCGCGAAGCGGGAACCTGTGATCGCATGGGCGAGGCAGCGCAACACGTTGGAGGCGATGAATCCCATGTGGGCGAAGAACGCTCGGTCGAAACGGGCGAGATCCCGAGACGCGACCGATTCCATTTCCGTGCGCACGTAGGGATGGCACCGAATCGCGCCCTGCCCGAAGATGATCAGCGAGCGGGTGAGAATGTTCGCCCCCTCCACGGTGATCCCGATCGGAACCGCCATGTAGGCGTGCGCGAGCACATTTCTGGGTCCTCTCGAGATTCCCGCGCCGGCCTGGATGTCCATCGCCGCGTTGACGACCGTGCGCATTCCTTGGGTCAGGTACGCCTTCATGATCGCCGAGATCACCGCGGGCTTTTCCCCCGCGTCCACCGCCCCGGCGGTCAGGACCCGCGCGCCCGACATGATGTAGGTCATCCCCCCGATTCGCGCGAGCTGCTCTTCGATCCCCTCGAAACGGCCGATCGGAAGATCGAACTGCTCCCGGACGGTGCCGTAGGCGCCCGCGACCCGCGCCGAAAGCTGCGCCGCTCCGGTCGCAAGCCCCGGGAGCGAGAGCCCGCGACCCGCGGCGAGGTTCGCCATGAGCATCTGCCAGCCCTGCCCGACGCGCGCCCTGCCGCCTATGATGGCATCGAGCGGAACGAATACGTCCCTCCCGTACGTCGGTCCGTTCAAGAACGCCACGCCGAGCGGATCGTGGCGTTTCCCGATTTCGATGCCCGGGAGGTCCGGCGGTATGAGGGCGAGGGTGATGCCCAGATCTTCCTTGTCGCCGAGGAGATGGTCGGGATCGTAGAGGCGGAACGCCAGGCCGATCAGCGTCGTCACGGGGGCGAGCGTGATGTAGCGCTTCCGCCAGTTGAGCCGCATGCCGAGGACTTCCCTCCCCCGGTACTCCCCGCGGCATACAACTCCCCGGCTCTTCGTCGAGGCGGCGTCGCTTCCCGCTTCGGGTCCCGTGAGGGCGAAACACGGGATCTCTTCCGCCGTCGCGAGCCTCGGCAAGTAGTGCCTCTTCTGCTCCTCCGTCCCGTAGTGGAGGAGAAGCTCGGCGGGGCCGAGCGAGTTCGGCACCATGACGGTCACGGCCGCGGCGACGCTTCGGCTCGAGATCTTGGTGACCACCGCGGAATTCGCGAGAGCGGAGAAGCCGAGCCCGCCATACTCTTCGGGGATGATCATCCCGAAGAATTTCTTCTCCTTGATGAAACGCCATGCGTCCTGAGGAAGGTCATGCTCCTTCTCGACCCTCCACTCGTCGACCATGGCGCAAAGCTCCTCGACCGGCCCGTCGAGGAACGCTCGCTCGCGGGCGCTCAGGGGTTTGCATTGAAAATCGAGGAGCTTCTTCCAGTCCGGGCGACCGGAGAAAAGCTCGCCGTCCCACCAGACCGTTCCCGCTTCGAGCGCGATCCTCTCGGTGTCCCCCATCCGCGGGAGCGCCCTGGCCATGGCCTTCATGAGGAACGGCGTGAGGATGCGCCGCCGAATCGCGGGGACGGCAAAAACCGCGATCCAGGCGATCAGGACGAGCATGACGACGACAAAAACGGCCACTCGTGGGTCCCTCCCTAGGGCGGGGTAGAACTAACCTAAAGGTGCCTGGGCCAGCAAGGATAAGGATACGGAAGTTGGGTCAGGGCTTGCGAGCGCAGATCGTGGCCGCGATGCCGCCCAGATGCTCTTCGAGGGCGATATCGGCAAACCCGAGCTCGTTCATCAGCGCGATGAAGGCCCGCTGCCCTGGGTAGGCGCGGAGCGATTCCACGATGTGCGCGTAGGTCCCGGGGCGTCCGTGGAGGACCCATCCCCAGATCGAGCCGAACGCCAGGAGATATCCCAGCGCGGCCGAGCGGTACGCTCGGTTTTCGGGCAGACCAAAATCGAGGGTCAGGAATCGCCCCCCCGAACGAAGGAGGCGTAGGATCCCGGCGAGAAAGCCACGGAGGTCGGCCGGGTAGCGCAAGCCGTATCCGATCGTGACCGCGTCGAAGGAACCGTCGGCGAATGGAAGCCGGCCGAGATCCCCGCGCAGAAACCAAATTCCCGTGTCCCCGGAGCATTTCCGCCGGGCCCGGGCGAGCATGTCGGCGCTCAAATCGAGCCCGACGATCGGCCCACCGCACCCCGCCCGGCGGAGGAGAATCGGGAAGGCCGCGGTTCCGGTCGCGAGGTCGAGGACGCGCGCGCGTTCGCCAAGATCTCTCGCTTCCGCGGCGAGCCGCGCCTTCCAGCGGCCGTCCTGGCCGAAGGAGAGGACCCGCGTCAGAGCGTCGTAGCGGGGCGCGACTCGATGGAAGATCGCCTGGGCGTAGCGCGCCCTCTCGCCCGGGTCGGCCGGCCAGGGCTTCATCCAGGGGTCAGATCGCGAACCAGTAGGTGATCTTCGCGAGGACCTTGTTCTCGGGCTCAGTCCCGAAGAGACTGCCGAGCCGGATGTCGTTGGCGAACGTTCCCGGGGATCCGGCGTGGAAGCTCCGCTGGTCGAACGCGGAGCGGCCTTGCGTCCAGACGAGGTAGATCGTGCTCCCGGGCCGATACTCCCATCGATAGACCGCGTTCCAATTCACCGCCGTGAAGCTGAAGTCGTAGCTCCGGGGATCGACCCCGGGCTCCATGTAGTGGATGAAGTCGTAGGAGTCGGGCCGGATCAGCTCGCGGACTTCGCTGTAGTTCCCGACCGTGATGAACGGCTGCGCGTAGATCTCGAGCGATTTATTGCGGCTGAAGAGCAGGTTGGTCCGGAGGGTGAGGCTCGCCGTCTGCTGGTGGATTCGACCAAAGAGGTAGCTCAGCCCGCCGATCCCCTGGGCTCCGGGGTGTGACGCGACGTCCACCGTCGCGATGTACTGCGTGTCGTCCTTGCGGTTGTGGAACGACGCAACGAGGTCATGGTTCACGGCGCTGCTCTGGTTCCACTGCACCTCGATCTCGCCGTTCGTGTCGTGATTGAGCGATGTGTCGCGGTAATGGTTCCCGTCGAACCGGAACACGAACCCCTTCCGCGTGTCGGTCTTGAAGCCGGCCCAGCCGCCGTACGTCGCCGGCTCCCGCATGAGCGGCCCGCCGCGCGTCTCGTACCGGCGCGTCCCCTCGGTCTGGAAATTCGTCCCCCACCACACCTCGCGGTAGTCGCGCAGCTGCATCCAGCTGTTCACCTCGGCACCCATCCACTGCTTGTGCCCGCGGCCGTAGGACCAGACCTCCTGCCCGGTGTTGATGTCGTATCCCTTGCGTCCGCCGTAGAGAAAATTCTTCCAGAAGTTGAGGTTGTAGTTGCCCTGGTTCCAGGTCTTGCTCTTCCCTTCGGGATTGTAGATGTGGGTGACGAACCCGCTCATCCCCATCTCGTCTGGCGATTCGAGGAACCCGAGGTCGTTGATGTCGAGCGTCGCCGATTCCCATCGTCCGTTCACGCCGGCGCGCCAGTTGCCACCGACCTTCCGGAGGTCGAGGGAGCCGCCCGAGCCGTAGCTCTTCGCGCCGTTCACGGTCGAATCCCCCGCCGATCCCTCGGGATCGATGACCGAGGAGACCACGGAGCCCTGGATGTTGTAGACCCGGCCCTTGGAGAACAGGTCGAAGTCGACGCCGCTCGTGTACGCCTCGCGGGACGCGAAGTCCCCGAACGCGTCGCGATTCGCCGTGTTCACGGCGGCGGTCCCCATGACGTTGAAGCGCTGGAGGCCGCCGTTGAACTGCTTCCCGAAGCGGCCCACGAAATACCGGGAGAGCCGCTCCCCGTTCTTCAAGAGGTTGTGCGCCTGCCCGCGGCCGGTGACGTCGGTCGAGGCCACGAGCGCCGCGACCGTCACGTTGCCCGCGGCCTTCCCGGTCAGCTTGGCCGCGTAGCGAATGCGCGAATTGGGATCCCCGGTGCCGATCCTCCGCGAATAGAAGAGATTGAAATCGGGATGCTGGAAGAGGCGGCTCCCCTCGATGAAGAAGGGGCGCTTCTCGTCGAAGAACGTCTCGAACGGGGAGAGGTTGAGCACCGCCGGGTCGGCCTCGACCTGGCCGAAATCGGGCTGCACCGTCGCGTTCAGCGCGAGATCGGCGGTGACGCCATACTTGAGATCGGCCCCCACGTTTTCGAACTTGTCGATTCTCTCGTTCCCGATCTGCGGCGGATCGGTGGCCCTTCCGACCACGTAGGGCATGATCTCGAGCTGGCGCGGGGACGGCACCCCCTGGATCCCGGTGAGCTGCCCCCAGCGGCTGACAAAGCCTTTCGCGGCACGGTCCCAGGTCACCCACGCGGTGTCCTCGCCCCGGCCGTGCATGTAGCGGTAGACCTCGAGCCCCCAGGTCATGGACGCGGCCGTGCGATAGCGGATCGCGGAGAACGGGATGCGCATTTCCACGTACCAGCCGTCCTGATCTCGGAAGGTCTGGGCCTCCCAGACCGCGTCCCAATTGTCGTCCCGGTCCCCGTCATTGTACATGTAGCCG
Encoded proteins:
- a CDS encoding acyl-CoA dehydrogenase, yielding MLVLIAWIAVFAVPAIRRRILTPFLMKAMARALPRMGDTERIALEAGTVWWDGELFSGRPDWKKLLDFQCKPLSARERAFLDGPVEELCAMVDEWRVEKEHDLPQDAWRFIKEKKFFGMIIPEEYGGLGFSALANSAVVTKISSRSVAAAVTVMVPNSLGPAELLLHYGTEEQKRHYLPRLATAEEIPCFALTGPEAGSDAASTKSRGVVCRGEYRGREVLGMRLNWRKRYITLAPVTTLIGLAFRLYDPDHLLGDKEDLGITLALIPPDLPGIEIGKRHDPLGVAFLNGPTYGRDVFVPLDAIIGGRARVGQGWQMLMANLAAGRGLSLPGLATGAAQLSARVAGAYGTVREQFDLPIGRFEGIEEQLARIGGMTYIMSGARVLTAGAVDAGEKPAVISAIMKAYLTQGMRTVVNAAMDIQAGAGISRGPRNVLAHAYMAVPIGITVEGANILTRSLIIFGQGAIRCHPYVRTEMESVASRDLARFDRAFFAHMGFIASNVLRCLAHAITGSRFARPDVPGPAGDYLARFTRMSAAFALVSDAAMATLGGQLKRREKLSGRLADALAWLYLGSATVKKYWDDGRVDADLPFLRWGCQKALYEIEMALVGVLENLPNRPAAWALSAAIFPFGSYREPPSDEVGAEVARALLDGREERLRLTRDIYVPPPGDPGLGRLEAALGKVVAAAPAQQKVKSAIRARKLERDPEGTLLDRAVAAGVIERSDGCLIREAEAARDDAIQVDEFDSRLLGP
- a CDS encoding methyltransferase domain-containing protein, whose translation is MKPWPADPGERARYAQAIFHRVAPRYDALTRVLSFGQDGRWKARLAAEARDLGERARVLDLATGTAAFPILLRRAGCGGPIVGLDLSADMLARARRKCSGDTGIWFLRGDLGRLPFADGSFDAVTIGYGLRYPADLRGFLAGILRLLRSGGRFLTLDFGLPENRAYRSAALGYLLAFGSIWGWVLHGRPGTYAHIVESLRAYPGQRAFIALMNELGFADIALEEHLGGIAATICARKP